The Brachyhypopomus gauderio isolate BG-103 chromosome 12, BGAUD_0.2, whole genome shotgun sequence genome window below encodes:
- the tal1 gene encoding T-cell acute lymphocytic leukemia protein 1 homolog: MMEKLKSEQSQVSPSAEECGSPGHETSASSASLTPVEEGEARGKQEGTTTSECVEGAQRGEHLPSVHRNGTIILNGVAKETAYHASELKKEVAVIELARRGGTGDIKGKELKADTSHKVQTTELCRPPISLSHPPRDALETRMVQLSPPAFPLPARAMLYSNMAQPLATINSGFAGDPDQYGMYPSNRVKRRPAPYELEISDGSQPKIVRRIFTNSRERWRQQNVNGAFAELRKLIPTHPPDKKLSKNEILRLAMKYINFLAKLLNDQDDMMDGEAGTRAREGRDAGLVRDDLLQEVLSPNSSCGSLLDGEGSPESFTEEQDSSVESRPSGQGLHHSAVPLDGSNQR, from the exons ATGATGGAAAAACTGAAATCTGAGCAGTCTCAGGTTAGTCCGAGCGCGGAGGAGTGTGGGTCGCCGGGGCACGAGACCTCCGCTTCCTCTGCATCTTTAACCCCCGTGGAGGAGGGCGAGGCACGCGGGAAACAGGAAGGCACGACGACGTCGGAGTGTGTGGAGGGCGCGCAGAGAGGGGAGCATCTCCCCTCGGTCCACCGCAACGGGACTATCATCCTTAATGGCGTTGCCAAGGAAACGGCTTACCACGCCAGCGAGCTAAAAAAGGAAGTGGCAGTAATCGAGTTGGCCAGGAGAGGAGGGACCGGCGATATAAAAGGCAAAGAGCTCAAGGCAGACACCAGCCACAAGGTGCAGACCACCGAACTGTGCAGACCACCTATTTCCCTGTCGCATCCTCCCAGGGACGCGTTAGAAACTCGAATGGTGCAGCTGAGCCCTCCCGCGTTCCCACTGCCGGCACGAGCGATGCTCTACAGCAACATGGCCCAGCCGCTCGCCACTATTAACAG TGGTTTTGCAGGAGACCCTGACCAGTACGGAATGTATCCAAGCAACCGGGTGAAGCGCAGACCTGCGCCATATGAACTTGAAATCAGCGATG GCTCCCAGCCCAAGATCGTGCGACGGATCTTCACGAACAGCCGCGAGCGCTGGAGGCAGCAGAACGTGAACGGCGCGTTCGCCGAGCTGCGCAAGCTCATCCCCACGCACCCGCCCGACAAGAAGCTCAGCAAGAACGAGATCCTCCGTCTGGCCATGAAGTACATCAACTTCCTGGCCAAGCTGCTCAACGACCAGGACGACATGATGGACGGGGAGGCGGGGACGAGGGCCCGCGAGGGCCGCGACGCGGGCCTGGTGCGGGACGACCTGCTGCAGGAGGTCCTGAGCCCCAACTCCAGCTGCGGGAGCCTTCTGGACGGCGAAGGCAGCCCGGAGAGCTTCACCGAGGAGCAGGACTCGTCGGTGGAGTCCCGGCCCTCCGGACAAGGGCTGCATCACTCCGCCGTGCCTCTGGATGGAAGTAACCAGCGATGA
- the pdzk1ip1 gene encoding PDZK1-interacting protein 1 — protein sequence MGKVVTVLQWLLLTVGAVTAQAVRPEPTQGLPNWLTGIIAVAVFLFLVFVAFIVNKAWCEDSSSHELNTEVTINEYAMTNGASYDTSLDTVRSSEHYEAYENVIIHKAEEKITAM from the exons ATGGGAAAAGTGGTTACAGTGCTTCAGTGGTTACTGCTGACAGTGGGAGCGGTCACAGCGCAAGCAG TCAGACCAGAGCCCACCCAAGGCCTGCCGAACTGGCTCACAGGCATCATAGCTGTAGCGGTGTTTCTCTTCCTGGTCTTTGTCGCCTTCATCGTCAACAAAGCCTGGTGTGAAGACTCCAG CAGCCACGAGTTAAACACTGAAGTGACGATCAATGAATATGCAATGACCAATGGAGCAAGTTATGACACAAGCCTGGATACGGTCAG GAGCAGTGAGCACTACGAGGCATACGAGAACGTGATCATTCACAAAGCAGAAGAGAAAATCACGGCTATGTGA